From Heteronotia binoei isolate CCM8104 ecotype False Entrance Well chromosome 3, APGP_CSIRO_Hbin_v1, whole genome shotgun sequence, a single genomic window includes:
- the AMER2 gene encoding APC membrane recruitment protein 2, protein MDMHCDCGEPTAVGEPQQPSGKLNRTAFKLFKRRKSGGAMPSIFGVRGGKGKSGEGGGGGGGQAGMVRSKTHDGLAEAVLESGKKEEPGGGGGGGDQQLGDGAKEPSPSSSSSTAAAAAAAAAVGKSHSFFALLRKSGGKGERPKGRGGLKGLFSSMRWPRRENKPGGGAKEDEVGGESSESQPSPSLLMPGSLTASLECIKEEAPRPPAEAPPSSPALAAGDKLLPPQTPEATTAQEKEDVEAQEPQAALHSPRGEEPPRIQAKERHPQAPESEGQETKEDSAITGCGDIIADQEDDTGSGGGSGGGGSDKSATGVSRPGASKKPPSVVAYQGGGEEMASPEQVGDTCAPEFWETLSQTEEKSQETPGGPESLEAAKDGRRVQDGSTSEKHTGVNQIPVHHKDQKREKEQQEAVPSSDEGYWDSTTPGPEEDNANSIQKEVIPRDSYSGDALYDLYTDPDENIAAVTSADVTSVSCCKPQSPVTSTCPVKTHTTSLKDSKIPISIKHFTSPHGSHGPDASNSHHTAHHQPTKSEIPRTKIPVSKVLVHRASYRSLAGTTGKTATYHESAKK, encoded by the exons ATGGACATGCACTGCGATTGTGGGGAACCCACCGCGGTCGGGGAGCCGCAGCAGCCCTCCGGCAAGCTCAACCGGACTGCTTTCAAATTGTTTAAGCGGAGGAAATCCGGCGGCGCCATGCCAAGCATCTTCGGCGTGCGAGGCGGCAAAGGCAAAAGCGGCGAaggcggtggcggcggcggcgggcaggCTGGCATGGTGAGGAGCAAGACGCACGACGGGCTGGCCGAGGCTGTGCTGGAGAGCGGCAAGAAGGAGgaaccgggcggcggcggcggcggaggggACCAGCAGCTCGGCGACGGGGCCAAGGagccttccccttcctcctcctcctccaccgcggcggctgctgcggcggcggcggcggtgggcaagTCGCACAGCTTCTTTGCGCTCCTGCGCAAAAGCGGCGGCAAAGGCGAGCGGCCGAAAGGGCGCGGAGGGCTCAAGGGGCTCTTCAGCAGCATGCGGTGGCCCCGCAGGGAGAACAAGCCCGGCGGCGGCGCCAAGGAAGACGAGGTCGGCGGCGAGAGCTCCGAGAGCCAGCCCAGCCCCAGCCTCCTCATGCCAGGCTCCCTGACGGCCAGCCTGGAATGCATCAAAGAGGAGGCGCCGCGGCCGCCCGCCGAAGCCCCCCCAAGCTCGCCAGCCTTGGCCGCGGGCGACAAGCTGCTGCCTCCCCAGACCCCCGAGGCCACCACCGCTCAAGAGAAGGAGGACGTGGAGGCCCAGGAGCCCCAGGCCGCCCTGCACAGCCCCCGGGGAGAGGAGCCCCCCAGGATCCAGGCCAAGGAGAGGCACCCTCAGGCGCCAGAGAGCGAGGGCCAAGAGACCAAGGAGGACTCGGCTATAACAG GCTGTGGGGACATTATTGCTGACCAGGAGGATGACacgggcagcggcggcggcagtggtggaggtggAAGTGACAAGAGCGCCACTGGGGTCAGCAGGCCGGGAGCCTCCAAAAAGCCTCCCAGCGTGGTGGCTTACCAAGGCGGAGGAGAGGAGATGGCCAGCCCTGAGCAGGTGGGGGACACTTGCGCCCCGGAGTTCTGGGAGACATTGTCCCAAACAGAGGAGAAGTCGCAGGAGACCCCAGGAGGGCCGGAATCCCTTGAGGCCGCCAAAGATGGCAGAAGAGTTCAGGATGGCTCAACAAGTGAGAAGCACACTGGCGTCAACCAGATTCCAGTTCACCACAAAGATCAGaagagggaaaaggagcaacaagaGGCTGTCCCCAGCAGTGACGAGGGCTATTGGGATTCTACCACACCCGGACCTGAGGAAGACAATGCTAACAGTATCCAGAAAGAGGTAATTCCCAGGGACAGCTACAGTGGGGATGCTCTGTATGATCTGTACACCGATCCAGATGAGAACATAGCTGCGGTGACTTCTGCAGATGTCACCTCTGTGAGTTGCTGCAAGCCACAGTCTCCAGTAACCAGCACATGCCCAGTCAAAACCCATACAACTTCACTCAAGGATTCCAAGATACCCATCAGTATCAAGCATTTTACATCGCCGCATGGCAGTCACGGTCCAGATGCCAGTAATAGCCATCATACTGCACATCACCAGCCCACCAAAAGTGAGATCCCTAGAACAAAAATCCCAGTTTCTAAAGTGCTCGTGCACCGGGCCAGTTATCGGAGCTTAGCAGGGACAACAGGTAAAACAGCCACATATCATGAAAGTGCCAAGAAATAG